The Oncorhynchus clarkii lewisi isolate Uvic-CL-2024 chromosome 20, UVic_Ocla_1.0, whole genome shotgun sequence nucleotide sequence GAAGAGATATATCACACAAGGCCAGCTGGTGAGCCTGCATGTCCCTGTTTCAAACCTCAGAGATGTCATTTCACATCCATAGTTATCAACCATAGTGGAGGCTGccgaggggagaacggctcataatgtccggaacggagcaaatggaacactgtatttgataccattccactccggTCATTCCCAcaagcctgttctccccaattaaggtgccaccaacctcctgtgtcatCCAGTGTATAGCTCAGCCAATCTCAGGGTTTTAGTGAATGTGACAAAGGCCCAATGAGATGAAACAAAAACATGAACCATTAGTATAGATTGAAAGTGCAATATTTCCCCCATCCATTTAAGGTATTCTGTAGGCCATTGGATCAATGGTATTTATTTATGCatactgtgtgtgcgtgcatgtgtgcattGGTGTTGACTTAGTTTACAAACAATTaattacatttttgtctcattcCTCTATAGATGCAATTCTTTTTGACCATGTCCCAGACCATCTGTGCAGTCATTTGGCCATGTGGTTTCCCCAGAGGCTGGCTGTTTTTCCAAATATTCTATATGGCCTCGCTTATTGCCCTTTTCTCAAACTTCTACATTCAGGTGAGCAAATGTAAAACTCTTGCATTAATTAGACATTATTTCAATTCATTATGGTGTTAAGTATTTTACACTGGTGGTGACGGGGTTAAATAAAACCGTGCAttgtctacagtagtgttcttcAGATTTTGAGCTGATCCTAATGTGTTGACTTCTTCCCTCTGTTTTTAGACTTACAAGAAACACCGTGTTTCCCAAAAGAAGGCGTATCACCAGAATGGCTCTGTTGATTCCCTGAATGGCCATGCGAATGGAGTGACACCCACGGAAACCATTACACACAGGAAAGTGCGGGCGGACTGAAGCTTGAATAACCTCACAATCCTAACTTTTGTGCATATCTACTATGTATGTACTATTGCTAGGAGCGATGTAGGATTTCTTATGAAGAAATGTATTAGAAGAGCATAGCTAGTTTATTCACAATATAAGAAAAGCCATGTTAATCTGAAAGAGATTCCTAACGTTTTGCACACCGCTGTCTGTTACTCTTCATATTGAATCTAAGTTCTTTACAGTTAAGTAACAAGGATAGCAGAGGGAGCACAGTACAGAACAGCCCCAGATACCCACTTCCTTTTAATGCTGCACAAGATTTTCGATAATGTCTGGTGGGACATTGCTTTATTAAGCAACCTTGACCCATACAGAAATAACAATGTTTTTCCATGTTTTAATTCACAACATATGCACTTGTCTACATGCTAGATTGTGTCCTGATTGGACAAATCAGGACAAAAATCTATTTTGGGGTTTCCCTTGCATAGAGACAAGGCTGTCGGAGTCAAATGTGTCCACTGAGTAACTTTAGAGAGGTTCACCTTCATCGTTTGCATTGTAAAGTTTAGTTTAAAACCAGTTTCAATAATAGATTTGTCTATTGTCTGTATCAGTCAAACAGGTTTGAAAGGTATTTGTCCGTTAAAATGGCACTGATCAGAACAATATTTTATGTGAACAAGAAATACTATAAATTCAGTTTTATTTTAGGTCTTGCTTTAGATAATGCTGTTGTTGTAGCAATAGTTTACATACAAGGACATTTTATGAGAGCCCtaatctcttgtggacagatACAGGTAACATAAATCGAGCATCTGACACAATTGTGCGATTTTAGTTCTGGGTGTCCGTGACTATTCCTCTACAGTAGCAATTTAGTTTCTATCTAATCTTTTCCCAGTTGGAATATTTATTTCCTACTTTATTGCAACACATTATACAACAAAAAGCTAAAATCACACTGATAGTGTCATGGATTGTGTTAAAAATAGATGAAGTGTGTTGAAATAGTTAAATGTGTCTACTCAGCCCTCAGAATTCAGCCCCATATGATATTAATGTATGCATACATGACTGTAAATCACTTTGTAtaacagcgtctgctaaatggcttatTATTATATGACATATATTCTCATTATCTCTCTGAACCCAAAGTTACCATTTTACTGTTATATGTGCTGAGAATTTCAACCTCATCTCCATGGAATGCGGAAAACAATTAATACAATTATAAACCAAACTTAAACTCTGTATCATATTTAATATAGTTTAAATATATGTGCTGTGTTTTAAACCCATTCCTCCCTCTTACACTAGTGTTTCCCTCATTAGATTGAATCAGGATAAAAGTTACATCAAGCCATGATGTGACTATTGTGTTTTCTCCAAAGCGTTGCCTTAATAGATGTTGCTACCTATATGTTGAACTTTTTCCCTTCGTTATGGAATTGTATTATAGTCCATGTATGCCTTAATTATGAAATACAGGGGCCAAATCGCCAACTTCTGTTGTAGAGATGTGTCTCGCTTTGAAAGCCTTTTAAAGTGCTTATCTATGGCTGGGTTTACACATACGGTCCAATGCAGATTTTCttcttcactaattggtcttttgaccaatcagatcagctctgaagtagatctgatgtgaaaagatctgatatgattggtcaaaagaccaatttaaACGCAACCTAAATCAACTGAAGGATGTAATCTACTGTTGAAATGTGGCTGGATGAATGATGTAGTTCTGGGTGTCCTTTGAAATGTGGTCAGATTAATTATGTCATCAACTGTTGAAATGTGGTCAGATGAATGATGTCATCAACTGTTGAAATGTGGTCAGCTGAATGATGTCATCAACTGTTGAGATGTGGTCAGATGAATGATGTCATCAACTGTTGAAATGTGGTCAGATGAATGATGTCATCAACTGTTGAGATGTGGTCAGATGAATGATGTCATCAACTGTTGTAAATGTGGTCAGATGAATGATGTCATCAACTGTTGAGATGTGGTCAGATGAATGATGTCATCAACTGTTGAAATGTGGTCAGATGAATGATGTAATCAACTGTTGTAAATGTGGTCAGATGAATGATGTCATCAACTGTTGAAATGTGGTCAGATGAATGATGTAATCAACTTTTGAAATGTGGTCAGATGAATGATGTAATCAACTTTTGTAAATGTGGTCAGATGAATTATGTCATCAACTGTTGAAATGTGGTCAGATGAATGCCGTTTTGAGAGAGAAACAGCAGGACACAACATTATTATGTCCTCACAATCTGTGAATAGACTGCAAAATCAGATTTGTATACACAGTAATCTGTAGAAATGTACTCAGCTTTCTAACAATGCAAGTGAAGCCAGCCTCGAAGCTGTTGCATTTGTAATGTCACTGAGATTGGAATTAATAAAAGCATTCATGCTTCATCTGGATCTCCCATGGTGTATTTCAGGCATCATTCTAGAATCTAGATGGAGCACTCTGATCAAGTCACAGCCATTGCTGCTTCCTCATTAGCATCATCACCCTCAGGACACATTGCAATTATCACTTACACGGATATTCCCTAGCTACAGAATCTCTCGCTTCTTATTAAGCCAGCTATTTTACAGTAAGCTTATTTATATTATAGATATAAATAATTTTTAAAATGTGTGTTTAGTTATGCACCCCATAAGTAATAATTTCAAGCTTGTGGGGATTGTTATTTCACCAATCTCTGATGATTTCTTCCTCTGTTGTATGTTCATTTTCCCTGGTTGGTGAACAAAAGTATTAAATGGGAAATACTCTGTTTTCAATCCACAGACTTTGATCCATGGGTTATAATCATGACCCCGAAGAGCATGAAAACATGACAGTATTATGACAATGCTTATGAGGACACACCCTAACATGACACCTAGACAACTATCAAAGGTCATGTGAAAGATCAGATTTCACCATTATCATGAGAGGAAAGCTAATTTTAAATTGCATTTTTGCATTGAATTTAGATAAATGTTGCTAAATAGAACCTTTAATACGATAATGTAGTGATGCAACGCAGCAAGCTTCCAATCATCATATTTTGTAATCCGATACAAATTTAATGTAGTAGATCAAATATTTTTCTAATCCGTTTCAGCTTTTCAGCCCTGGGTTCCTAGAATATGTAATAGGTGGATTATGTGTGCCTGGGATTTTTTTCTTGTGTTGGGTATGGGGCAGTGTTGTATTATGATTGGGGTTGTGTAAGAACTCTATAAGAGTTGTGTTTtggttgttggtgtgtgtgtgcacgctttATAGTCACAGATGACAGCACGGTTTACATTTCAGTTGGCTGCACGGATTCCATTTCCTCGATTGTAAAAGCTAGTGAACTCCTGTACCAAAGTAGGCCACATGTTTTCACTGCACCAAGCAGCTACAACCACcgaaaaatgtaatttaattcaAAACTTCAATTTATAGTGTAATATTTTATCCCAAATGCTTTGAGCAGTCAAATGCAATGcttagtacactactgtagagtGTGTCCCCTCTCATCCTAAATCTGACAAGAAAAACAACTACGTAGTTCCCACGTGTTTATTCCGGTTGATCTCCCAGATGGGAGAAAATAGCTTACTACAGAATTAACAAAAATGTGAAAACATTAATTGTTGGGAACAGGTGAAAAACATCCTACTAATGCCATTTTATGTCATCATTCTGGACATCGCTCCAGTCTTTAAAAGAAGGAATGATTTTTGTTTTCTGTGACAGCCAAAAACAGAATGGCTATGTGACCCACTCACACCATTAGATTAGAAGCAGATGCAGTTGATTGGTATAcatacattcattaaaaaacaTTTCAGCCACAAACCAACAGGAAGAGAGTTATGCATTTAGTCTAGGTGATGTGTAAACTCTGTCTCGGCTGCCCTACAATGGGCGTTCAGAAAATGCTGTGTAGCTCTTCACGCGCGCAAAGTAAAAGGATGCGTACATCTGGTCCAAGTCGAAGGCAGTGACAACTGTCTCGCCGGTGGATCTGCAGGAAAAAGTCAACATTAATATAACATTTTATGTCCCCAATCATTTTTCTCTTGCAATGACATTCATAGACTTGATTTTGACAGCATTCAAACCCTGGATAACCAGTGTATTACCTGTAGTTGATGTGGCAGGAATGGTGGATCCAATTCAGCTTGTTGAAGCTCTGGCGCCCCCCGGAGGACAACTGCAGTCCCACGTGAAAGCTGTGTTCTGTCTCGGGCGCCGCTGGGTTCCGCCGGCAGAACCGAGAGATTCTCTGGTACTCTGCCACCTTCTgtcaagagaacacacacacagggagtcaGAACTGGACAGCCAAATCACTCTTCAATCATCTGTGGACGATGACACGGGTCTAAGAAGTCTGAAGTGTTAACAATTTGGTCATTTGTAATTTTCTCCTTGTATTATGTGTCCTGCACTGCACCAGTTGACCCAGTTAATGTGTGAGGAAACTGCCTGTCTTGTTGGGTTTAAGTTATAACAGGAATGGAAAATATGCTAATAACTTTCCACATCAAGTTATCCCTGTCCAATGCTGTGATCACCTCTTCTTTTCTCTTGGAGACAACAACAAAGACTTTGGTTTGATTGTCTGTGTCCTGCGACAGACGATAATGACCACACATAATGGACTCCACCCTGTGTAAAGGGAAAATTAAAGCCATTAATGTTACAAATCAAATCGTTCTGACAAAAAACAAACTATTATTGCCCTGAAATGTTACACTGTCATCCAAGTCTGGAGTGTATGTTGTGTTCTAAATACCTGGTGTTCCTGCTACGTAGACGGGGAACAGTCACCAGTGGGTCCTCAGGTGTGGTCAGCATCATGACTTGGCCATCAGGGAAAAAACGCAGATATCTGGGGACACAAACAGTACACCTAGTCTTATCTGACTGCATGATAGATCATTAGCATATCACAACAAGGAAACCAGTGACTGACTGAGGACCCTACCTGTAGTACTCCACTTGGTGCCAAGCCCTATAGAATCCATCAAGGGACTCCTCTCCCTGACGGATGTATGCCGTCTTGCTGATGTAAACACCTTCAAAATCAACATTGAAAAACCACAGATTGTTTTATTTGGTCAATTCAATCTAGTTTTAGCTATGCAGCTAGACATGCCAACTGTGCATTGGTATTGAGGAAATAGACTAGTCTATGAAACAATCCCACTTATCTTAGAAGGGATTTTCTTTCTCTAAGAAAGATAAATAACTAATGTTCCTTAAATGTTTACCATCAAAGCGCACACGTGGCCTCTCAAGAAACATCTCCCTCCAGGAGTTGAAGGGCACCAGTTTGGTACAGCTCCGGCCCCACGCTCTCAGACAGGCCGAACGCCAAATCTCTGGGTCCCTGAGGAAATATCAACACCGAGGGGAAATAATCAGCTCTGTTCCATTTGAAAAACCAATACGTCATTTAGGAGCCTGTTTTGATCCAGTGTAAGGACCAGTCATTCACAGCACTGGCATGAATTAAAATGAATCCAAGCCATGTTCATTGAAAATATGATGGATTTGTATAGTCTATGGTCTGACCTAGCACAAATGTAGAAGCCTCTACAGACTAAGGAGAGCTGCTCCAGGGCACGCAGGTCCAGATCACGGGACACAACCCAACGGAAGATGTACATCAAGACCTCTGGGGGCAGGGCTGGGGACAGAAACCAGACCGTAAATACAGTATAATAATAGAGTAGTGCCAATCTAATATGCTTCCAGACAGTGGTTTATTGAGACGTTTCCATCCTGACCAAGATCCCAGTGGGATTGAAACACTGAAGACTTACCCGTGTGTCTTAATAAACCACTGTGGGAGCATATTATGGGAGTTGCCAACATTACTTTTTACATGTTATTCATGTCTTCTGTCTAGGACCTGAATTGTGGTGgtctttgtagctcagttggtagagcatggcactaatgccagggtagtgggttcgattcccggtacCACCCAttcgtaaaatgtatgcacacatgactaagttgctttggataaagtcatctgctaaatggcatatattattattgcCTGAGCTCTCCCTACCTGAGATGTGCATCTGAGCCATATCCACCTCAGGAACACATATCTTCAGAGAGTTGTCTTGCAGAGTGAGCTGCTGATGGAAGTAGGCCAATAGATCCTCTATTTCACCATCCATGTCATTCTCATTGCTAGGAAACAGATATGCAGTGTCACACATGGTAGGACTTGTATGGAAAAGAGGAGTGACAATGAGTTCAGATGGCGCACACTTTCAATGTGTACGGTATTCAATGTAGTGTTACAAATTGCCAAAGTATTAAGATAAAAAGACTTACCCGCCATCTGGATCAGGGGAACGACTGTAGTTGATTTTGAACTCAATGTCAGGCACAATCTGCATTGCCCTGCGATAGTACTTAATTGCTGTAAATTAGGGCAGGAAAAGGGTTTAGCTGTGCTTTTATGTAAAACCATTATTCCCAATCCCAACTACAGTCACAagaatcccattcaagtcatggtacTGATATTAGTATTTTTGCTGCATCATTTCATAAATCATCAATAAGAtactttgttgagcttcacaatcaatTTTAGATACATACTTTGATCATTAGCACATCACAAAGAAAGCAGTGAGTGACTGAGCTTGTAGTCAAGCCCTATAGAATCCATCAAGGGACTCCTTTAGAcatgacacacaaaaaaaattctATCAGTTCCATGACTTGAATGAGTtttgccacaaatgctaaaacattactaaactaaaccaaagcatggattgctgtcataccttgtccatagactgcttagaGGGCAAGGAAACCAATGTGTCACTTTGTAATTGGGTGAACCATCCCTTTAAAAGGTCCATCATTTTAACCATACTGAGacaaaatattaattttcaaaagTGAGTGCTATTTTGCTTTCCCCAACTTGTCTCACAGACATGCATACCTTCATAAACAGCTCCATTCTCTTCTTCCTCAACAGCTTTAAGGAACAACTCTCTGGCCTAAGACAAAGAAACAAAATATGGTAACGATAGTGAAGACAACTATTAGCATGCAGTCAAATCTGTTGTAAAACTACTATTCTAAATGGCTGAAACAAAATGGCTGACTTTTTCCTCCCGGGCCAGTTCCTGTTTTCTTTTCAAGTCTGCAGCTCTTGACGACAGTCCTCGGTTCCCCCCATTGGACGCAGAGTTGGGCTTCAGTTCAGACATCCACTGGGCCCTGAACACATTGAGCTCCACCTAGACATACGGACAATGATGTACAAGTGACTGACATTAAGCGTTTTCTTATTGCCTGGGTCAAGTAGTGAGTAGTTTAGTAAATGTAGCCTGCTCGGAGGTTACCCCAGTGGGCAGGTGAAAACAAGAAAGCATTCCAGTAGCCTAAAACAGATCTTTCTAGTTCCTCCCCATTGTTTAAGTAAAATACTGACAATTGATGGAAATCCGGCAAGTTAAGACCTGCTtgataattttattttattttactgagAACAACCAAAACACAAAGAACTCCAGTACTGATCTTTCTAATTCCTCCCCTATGTGTAGGTGAATAGCAGCCAATATAATATAGCACTTCTGCATGTAAAAAGCTTGTAAAATTTCTCAGGGCAAGTGAGCATAATCTTCAGCCAACCAAAAAAAATACACCTGGTGCCTTTTAAGACTTTAATGTGTACAAACACAAAATGACAAAGCATGAGCTACAACACTCCATTGTGTCAGCTCTGTTAATCATAACTGAGTGCATGGCTGCTATCatgatttttttaatttttttaaagtcaatacaTTTAAAGACTTCATTATCACACAATCCTGAGATGTAACAATAATTGTGTAGACTTTGTATTGTGGggttcccaagtggcgcagccggccgtgattgggagtcccatagggcagcgcacaaatggcccagcatcatctgggttagggtttggccggggtagctcgtcattgtaaataagaagttgttcttaactgacttgcctagttaaataatggctaaataaataacaatacaaAATATTATGTCAAAATAAGTAATCTTACGTGGAGGTTTGCATCATCAGTACTTCCATTCTCTCCATCTTGATCTTCTACAATGCCAAGAGAGTTGATAACGCTTTCAGCCTGGgcagaaaaaaaatgttttgttaaaATAACTAGGCCTAAACATGGCAGAGAATCAAACAAATGTCTAACAAATAGGGTTGAAATAAATCAGCAAATATTTAAGTCATTAACCAAATTCAAGCTTTGTTTATGGGAGTAATGTGGTTGGACAGAAAGACAAGCACAACAAATATTCAAGGAGGATGGGATCACGGTTGAAGTTACTTTGAGGTGTAGCATGCACAATGTGCACACGTTAAGTAGAACACATAGCTAACTGGAGACGAACTGCATTGGCTTTTGCCTCTGCCCGGCAAGGCACTAACTTAACTTAACTTTACCTAAACATGTGACGAACAGGAAGCAAGCATGGTTTAGCACGCCACATTGCCTGAATGTACTTTTCAGACAGTTAGCTTGTCTACTCATCTTTTGACAGCTGGTCATTTTTAATATACCAATACATTAACTACCAGTAGCTACCTAGTTAGCAAACGTTAACTAGTTCGTATCATTGtgggactcccgagtggcgcagcggtctaaagcactgcatctcagtgctcgaggcgccactacagaccctggttagattccaggctgtatcacaaccggccgtgattgggagtcctattgggcagcgcacaattggcccagaatcgtccgggttaggccgtcattgtaaataagaagttattcttaactgacttgcctagttaaaaggtGACATGTTTTACATGCATGTTTACGACTACGGGACACGTCATGCAACCACCAGCAGTAGGCGTGAGTGACCATACttcctagctaacgttagctagctagctcgacAACAAGTAGCCGTGTGCAATGATTAGCCTAAAAAACAAACGACATTGAGCTACCATTATGGCTTATCTGTAAGCTCTTCTGTTGTCCGTAAACGTTTTCAGGAAAGGGTCTACAGATCACGGTCAGAAAAACGGACAACACAACGTGGAAATTTGAGGGATCGCAGAAATGCAGCCATTTCGACGACGTGCAGACGACTGTGTGTAGCGAGAAAGTCACTTACAACAGTGTGTGGGCGTGACGTCAATACACCACGTGACTAACTATTCTACACTATATCAGCACACTTATCACAGAAGTTTTTACCTTTCTACTTTAATGATTTTGTTGTAGGCTGGTACATGGGCCACACAAAAAAGTATCATCCTTCCTTGATTAGCATGTTTTGCTAAAATCGTTCCATCCTAGAGTGATCCTGATTCCCGACTGTACCATGTAGGGGGTGTTATTGTTATGAAAGAGAAAGTTAAGGTACATCTCAATATTGTCTGAATTGGCATCTTCTCTTCTCACAACTTGGAAAAACAAGACTGGTTAAAGCAATATGGTGGATCTCTCCCTTCTACTAGGAATTAGCTTTACCTGTTCAGTGCAGGTGAAGGAAATGAAGAAGCCAATTTATGCTTTTGAGATGTAcccaaatgttttatttgatcaAACTTCATAACATTAAAAGAAAGTGGTACCCTCACCTCTGTCACACCCTAAAAGCAGCCAATCACACACTCCCagcatacagtacaagtcaaaagttt carries:
- the LOC139376928 gene encoding F-box only protein 9-like isoform X2, whose amino-acid sequence is MAESVINSLGIVEDQDGENGSTDDANLHVELNVFRAQWMSELKPNSASNGGNRGLSSRAADLKRKQELAREEKARELFLKAVEEEENGAVYEAIKYYRRAMQIVPDIEFKINYSRSPDPDGGNENDMDGEIEDLLAYFHQQLTLQDNSLKICVPEVDMAQMHISALPPEVLMYIFRWVVSRDLDLRALEQLSLVCRGFYICARDPEIWRSACLRAWGRSCTKLVPFNSWREMFLERPRVRFDGVYISKTAYIRQGEESLDGFYRAWHQVEYYRYLRFFPDGQVMMLTTPEDPLVTVPRLRSRNTRVESIMCGHYRLSQDTDNQTKVFVVVSKRKEEVAEYQRISRFCRRNPAAPETEHSFHVGLQLSSGGRQSFNKLNWIHHSCHINYRSTGETVVTAFDLDQMYASFYFARVKSYTAFSERPL
- the LOC139376928 gene encoding F-box only protein 9-like isoform X1 → MAESVINSLGIVEDQDGENGSTDDANLHVELNVFRAQWMSELKPNSASNGGNRGLSSRAADLKRKQELAREEKARELFLKAVEEEENGAVYEAIKYYRRAMQIVPDIEFKINYSRSPDPDGGNENDMDGEIEDLLAYFHQQLTLQDNSLKICVPEVDMAQMHISALPPEVLMYIFRWVVSRDLDLRALEQLSLVCRGFYICARDPEIWRSACLRAWGRSCTKLVPFNSWREMFLERPRVRFDGVYISKTAYIRQGEESLDGFYRAWHQVEYYRYLRFFPDGQVMMLTTPEDPLVTVPRLRSRNTRVESIMCGHYRLSQDTDNQTKVFVVVSKRKEEKVAEYQRISRFCRRNPAAPETEHSFHVGLQLSSGGRQSFNKLNWIHHSCHINYRSTGETVVTAFDLDQMYASFYFARVKSYTAFSERPL